The Calypte anna isolate BGI_N300 chromosome 1, bCalAnn1_v1.p, whole genome shotgun sequence region ctaatTGTGTTTACttgtccatccatccatctagTTTTCTGTATTGACATTTCCAAGGGACAGtcatttatttactgaaaagcTAAAATTGATGCATAAGCTCCACTTTTGTTTTCTACTGTTAAGACTGACAGCTGTGTGTGGTGGGTGGCTAGAGAGGAAACTAAAACTCagaatgtaaaaacaaaatgaaaatcatcAAGCAATGGGAAAACATTAGTTTCATCAGTTTCAAAGCCAATTAAAGGCTTACTATATTACTAGTACAATCATTCTggtaaaatatttctccataagaaataagaatatttCTCTATGAGTGATATTATTATCTTCAAAATAATAGGACTCTATTAATAGAGGAGAGATTCTGACACAAGGACAAgtaaaagtttttattttcatattactGTCATCACAAAGTGATTAGTGCCAGAGCAAGCTGATCAGGCTATTGATTTTTGCCACTCaaaaatttcaaatgaaaagtcTGTATTTACAAGTTCTGactgaacattttttattttctacaggaTGATTTAAagtcctttttttgtttgttttcatataAAATGATGTGATGTCTTGTCTTTGTTCTCTTTAACCCATAAATACCAAATCAAAGCCAGACCCCTAAAGTAACAACAAAATGATACTAAGTCATTGTGAAATGGTAATTCCTTttgaaatttgatttaaaaaataatctgagttGTGTACATGGCAATGTAGAGGTAATGGTATACGGTAATAGGAAGATTTTCTCTTAAGTGTTATTGTGTTACTAGTTTAGGAACTGGTGcagacatttctgtttctttaacaaGCCACTACTCTTAAGTTTCAGTATATATCATGGCTTTAATGGGagaattcatttttctttttggctgtGTCAACAGCTTGTCAGCATAAGACAGTCACTTCTGACCTTCACTTGCCTTTGCCCATGAAAAATAAGGCAATAATTGTATTTCTGTACCTAAGGTGATTGTGTTGCTGGAACAGTTCAACACACCATTCAGATTCTTGGATTTAATGGCTGTGGAAGTGTGTTGTAACGTTAGAATGGCtccttttcttccataaaaTCTTCATAACtaaatttaactttttattttagtgtatAATCAAAGTTTTGGTAAGATGTAAAGCTATTCTTCCTCTCcagactttctttttccttagattttcatatttcttctttaaaattcttctaagtaaaacaaaatattaaattagCATTTCTTTTATATCAGCATAGCTGAATTTACTTGGTTAATGTAGTTAAAATAATGTCAGCATGAAATATGCCAAAACTTTTCCTTTAAGTATTTGCCCTATTTAGAGTGGATTCTGGTCATGGAAAAGGGACAAAAACACTGAGTTATGAATAAGAAGTAAAGGCAAGAAATACTGCAAGGCTCCTTCTAACATATTATCCTTGTTTTCTACGAGCAAGAGAGAGTGCTGAATaagtttcttttcagtttcatgATATATTTAAAGTGTTTCCCTTGGTTTGCCATACCAGTATTTTGGGATGAGCATCCTAGAGGTATTAGTCTCAAGAATAAAAAGTGAATAGGTTCACAATGGGTGAATTCCTAAAGCTGTTTTAAGCAGTTGTCTGCAGACTCCTGGCATGACGTTCACTGCAGGATTGGGATACATCAATTATATAAGGGAGTTTCACAAGCAAGTTTGTGGATAAGAGAAACTCAATGGTATAATGAGGTTGGTGTGTTCTCACTTTCTTAGCTCAGGCAAAGTAGGGTTATCTTTGCAATAAGGGCAGGAATTGTGTCAGAGCTGCACTTTTACCATGTAGGTGGATGTGGTAAAATGCAGCGAAGTCAGATGTGTTGTCCACGTGGAGGCTGAATGCAGTTGAACTGAAAGCTGAGGTCTGGGGAATagaggaaggcaaaaagccAAGGGTTGGAGCTGAAAGGCAGCAACAGAGCCAGGAGACATGTGAGGGaatcagcacagcagcagagagatggaaCATAAATGATTCAAAGGGGGAACGGGACGTGTTAAAAGGGGTGAGGCAGCAAACAAGTGAAGAAGATGGAAATTTGCTTTAGGAAGTATGGTGTCTCCCCCTAATGCAGGAGCTGTGATAGGAACAGGTTCTGAAtctatatttcaaaatatttttaaggtgCCTTTGTTTTAGAGTAAACACAAGGACATGAGTAACTTCTACCTGGCACAGGGCAGTCTGTCTGTCCCTTCCTGACAGCTCCCTGGGGCAGGAGAGGCTCCGTTCAGACACCTGGGTGATGCTCAGTGACTGCTGAGCACCATTTGGATGCCACCCCTCGGTGTCTAGCTACCACCAGGCTGTCACAgactctgctgctgggaggggatggaggaTTTGATCAGCTTTGTTTGCCACAACTGGTtccaggggtttttttctgagtatgCTCCCTATCGTCACGGCTGTGTCTGTGAAGGATAGAGGGGGCAGGGTTTTTCACCTGTGCTGTCCAGTGATTTATCACTGTTTGAAAAAACtgttgatgttttgttttgttttctttgagcaGATGGGCAGAAGAAGGTCCAAGAGGAATTTGACATAGACATGGACGCGCCAGAGACAGAGCGGGCTGCTGTGGCGATACAGTCCCAGTTCAGAaaattccagaagaaaaaagcgGGGTCCCAGTCTTAGCAGCTACCTCACAGCTTAAAACAAAGTAATCCTGAAATGATTTatcaagaaaatcagaaataacaCAAAGATGCATGTACAGAAATTATCAATATTTAAGACCCCATTGGCAGATAACAAACCATGAGCTTGTGTGTGACTTCATCCCAGATGTTTCACGCCCATTATCCTCTGTAACTCACCACTTTACTTGATGTTGTAATAAAAAGTTAGGGTGAAGTAATTAAAGTGTCTGCCTTCATCTGTCTTTTCATATTAATCCAGTAACCACAGCATTACAAATGAACCCAGCCCAGAtgcctcttttccctttcatgtAACGCCTGGAGACATAACAGCACCGTATGTTACAAGGTTTTTGCTGAGCGATGAGAGCACGCATCTCAGCCCTGCTTACCTCATTTGGAGAATTCCAGCTGCCAGCCAAATGTGacaataaaattactttcttgtAATGAGCTGAAAGTAAAAAGTTGCAGACAGAAGCtggcaggaggggaagaggtGTGGGAAGCAGTGAAcagtttatttttgtcttgcaATTATGCCAGTAAAATGGCATAAGGGGGAAAATTGtctctgtcctttctttttGCACAATAATCCTCAGCATTACCTAATGTGGACCACATTGACtgttatggagaaaaaaaatagccacaaaatacaaaaagcaattCCAGAAACCTTtggaaggttttgttttggtatgattttttaataatttgtaaaaatagaaatttatcctctaaacttttttttttttttctgcaccttTCACTCTCTACATAATCAGTAACTATTTCTATGATATCTCTCTTTTCATATAATTTACAGTGTTTAATGAGTAAATCATAACAGACTCCCTCTCTCTATTTGCACTCTTCTGTACTCTGTGTTCCTGAGGAAGATTCAGAAAAGGTTTAAACAAGTACCTTGTACTCAGAAAAAGGAGCTGTTTAGATCAAGCAAGTGGGACACGTACTACAGagacatgtaaaaaaaatatcctctttTGGCTTCATCAGCAGGTTTAGGAATTCAAGCAGGCATCTGTCTCTAGGGAAATCAGAGCATTTTCTGAAGGATTGGTGTTTGCAGTGGTTCTCCAAGAAGGCAGCATGAGGCTCACCTCCAGGCTGACAAGAGGCAGGCATGCTGACTGGTGGCCTGGAGTTGGGACTTCAGGTGTGAGAGATTCAGGCATAATTCCCAGCTTTGCCTCAAGggattaatttttcctctcccacctcccacaGGAATATTCTGTTCCTCAGGGCAAAGGACACAAATACCATTAGTACTCTATGTAAGAAGAAAGCTATGAGCAAGGAgtaggaagagggaaaggaaggatcTTGTGCAGGTGGGAATTGCCTCCCAGGAGAGCTGTCTGTAGCAGCATCTAAAGGggtgcagagctgtgcctgaAAGGCAGGCTGCAGGACTGCAAAGGGAAGATCCTCAGCCTTATGCAGGTTAAGGCACTTAGGGTGCTGGGCAACAATTCAGTGAGGACCCCAAACCTGATGATGAATGATAGGAGCTCTGGACGATGTGGGTTCAAGGGAGTCCTCAGAGATGCTGAGTAGAAAAAGTCTTATCCTGCGGGCAAAGCAGAAGACAGAGATGATGTGAGAGGTGCTTAATAAGCACAGCAAGGCTGGGTTGGAATGGACAGGGCTTTTTGGTCTTGTCTGATAAACACCTACACGCTGCCTTAGGCACCTCTGTTTGTGCCAGGTCCTAGCTCTGCATCTGACTTCCCCACATATCACCTGCAAATCAGAGTTCTCCAAGCTGCAGCTCTGTACTCTCACACTAGGAGAATGTATTAGCAGCAGTATTTCT contains the following coding sequences:
- the PCP4 gene encoding calmodulin regulator protein PCP4 is translated as MSERQGTGATNGKDKTSGENDGQKKVQEEFDIDMDAPETERAAVAIQSQFRKFQKKKAGSQS